A DNA window from Fragaria vesca subsp. vesca linkage group LG3, FraVesHawaii_1.0, whole genome shotgun sequence contains the following coding sequences:
- the LOC101304550 gene encoding uncharacterized protein LOC101304550 — MQGLKRLTRSSISASSQTLRPNENNKNLHLLPPSQHFLAQRTSNRFFDFYKLGNKAAVEKERARLADELNRGYFADMDDLKKHGGKVSESNKILFPAMVAVKFPDLEVTYSDGKAVKLPLRPNGNENVADANVSDLPKASLYCLSFRASAQGMIDSWSVPFVDAFSGSKEVQLFEVSFIDQWLLCRTPIKQLLLRIMKKPKHDENKDAVKRQIVYSFGDHYYFRKELRILNLLTGYVFLLDKFGRIRWQGSGVATQEEASSLLSCTSLLLEEK; from the exons ATGCAAGGCTTGAAGCGACTCACCCGATCTTCCATATCTGCTTCTTCTCAAACCTTGAGGCCCAATGAGAACAACAAGAATCTCCATCTTCTTCCACCAAGCCAGCATTTCTTAGCTCAAAGAACCTCCAATCGCTTCTTCGATTTTTACAAG CTGGGAAACAAAGCGGCTGTAGAGAAAGAGCGGGCTCGGCT TGCAGATGAGCTTAATAGGGGGTATTTTGCTGACATGGATGATCTTAAGAAACATGGTGGAAAG GTATCAGAGTCAAATAAAATCTTATTTCCTGCTATGGTAGCTGTAAAGTTCCCTGACTTGGAAGTAACCTACTCTGATGGCAAAGCAGTAAAGCTGCCCCTTAGACCCAATGGAAATGAAAATGTGGCTGATGCCAATGTCTCAGATCTCCCTAAGGCATCTTTATACTGCCTTTCATTTCGAGCAAGTGCCCAG GGAATGATTGATTCTTGGAGTGTCCCTTTTGTCGATGCTTTCAGTGGTTCGAAAGAGGTTCAACTATTTGAG GTGTCATTTATAGACCAGTGGCTCTTATGTCGGACACCAATTAAGCAGCTTCTACTTCGGATCATGAAGAAACCTAAGCATGATGAAAACAAGGATGCAGTTAAGAGGCAGATAGTATATTCATTTGGTGACCATTATTACTTCAGAAAAGAACTTAGAATCTTGAACCTTCTGACAGG GTACGTATTCCTGCTTGATAAGTTTGGTAGAATAAGATGGCAAGGCTCCGGAGTGGCTACACAAGAGGAGGCATCGTCCCTTCTCTCTTGCACATCACTACTCTTGGAAGAGAAATAA